The Shewanella japonica genome has a window encoding:
- the ftsZ gene encoding cell division protein FtsZ codes for MLDIKPKHPQAPCIAVFGVGGCGCNTINQLSQSSLSDNVVLIAVNTDAQSLAVSACSSRLQIGTEVTKGLGAGADPQKGYAAAQESEEQLREHIQQADVIFITGGMGGGTGTGAVPFIASLAAELNKPLVAVVTTPFSFEGLQRNQLAKEGIDNLMQHASAVIVLPNDKLAKTLDKKITLVNAFFESNRILQDVLAGLTTIISQSGLINIDLNDFITVVSHRGRAAMGVARQAADEELQHTINKSLKNPLLEDIDLTSAKGAIVSVMATEQIELSQYHKIGEILQQALADKAVVIIGLTIVPELESELELMVIATGIGDKEANKEEKEAASGIGDTVASNTDERFGQSELLNLHDFLAEKSQNPQTTSYSSSEFDTPTITRRSPNRVFKRCLNDGAA; via the coding sequence ATGTTAGATATTAAGCCTAAACATCCCCAAGCCCCTTGTATTGCCGTTTTTGGCGTTGGAGGTTGTGGATGCAATACCATTAATCAATTAAGCCAGTCTTCATTAAGTGACAATGTTGTGCTGATTGCTGTGAATACCGATGCGCAATCACTGGCCGTATCTGCGTGCAGCTCACGCCTACAAATCGGCACCGAAGTGACAAAAGGTTTGGGTGCCGGCGCCGATCCTCAAAAGGGATATGCAGCGGCGCAAGAGTCTGAAGAACAATTAAGAGAGCATATCCAGCAAGCTGATGTCATTTTCATCACCGGTGGTATGGGAGGCGGAACAGGAACGGGTGCGGTTCCTTTTATTGCCTCCTTAGCAGCAGAATTAAATAAGCCTTTGGTTGCTGTGGTTACCACGCCATTTAGCTTTGAGGGGCTGCAACGAAACCAACTGGCAAAAGAAGGCATAGATAATTTGATGCAGCACGCATCGGCAGTGATTGTGTTGCCTAATGATAAGCTTGCTAAAACCTTGGATAAAAAGATTACTTTAGTGAATGCTTTTTTCGAAAGTAATCGAATTTTGCAGGATGTATTAGCGGGATTAACGACCATTATTAGTCAGTCTGGACTGATTAATATCGATTTAAATGATTTTATTACCGTGGTTAGCCATCGAGGCCGCGCGGCGATGGGGGTGGCAAGGCAAGCTGCTGATGAAGAGTTACAGCACACCATCAATAAGTCGCTGAAAAATCCATTATTGGAAGATATTGATTTAACTTCTGCAAAAGGTGCCATTGTCAGTGTCATGGCTACAGAGCAAATCGAGCTTAGTCAGTACCATAAAATAGGTGAAATATTACAACAAGCGTTAGCTGATAAAGCGGTGGTCATTATTGGGCTGACCATTGTCCCTGAACTTGAATCTGAGCTTGAGTTAATGGTGATTGCAACAGGTATTGGAGACAAAGAGGCAAATAAAGAGGAAAAGGAAGCGGCAAGTGGAATAGGAGATACAGTAGCAAGTAATACTGATGAGAGATTCGGCCAATCAGAATTATTGAACCTACATGATTTTTTAGCCGAAAAATCACAAAATCCTCAAACGACATCATATTCATCTTCTGAGTTTGATACCCCGACGATAACCCGTCGCTCCCCAAACAGGGTTTTTAAGCGATGCCTTAATGATGGTGCAGCTTAG
- a CDS encoding helix-turn-helix transcriptional regulator: protein MQTNIQRQLAMLEQIPNHPRRITANELTDRLNSRDFDVGLRTVQRELKAMCDMGLFGLELDDRNKPFGWSIAACWRGLNLTLMDQHMALAFHTLKHSASQLLPPQSLKQLTPYFERADQVLASDPNNPWLYWACRVAQLPKPFPLIYTEQDPKAFETVQYALLHKRQLACQIQKMIKGQSYWINYEPINPEGITISEGVALLAFTVGSAHEKRYVQSIEQLRDIRLLETPAITRDDFDIARTGIDNSSTLIDIELHVSPKANFIFHQSKLSENQTIEYLSSGQYKVNASVSDTPRLRAFLWEMADNVEVIAPERLRDHFARLINKMSRQYQNVTT, encoded by the coding sequence ATGCAGACCAATATTCAGCGGCAACTTGCCATGCTCGAACAAATACCTAATCACCCTAGGCGTATAACGGCGAATGAGTTGACAGACAGGCTCAATAGCCGAGATTTTGATGTCGGTTTAAGAACTGTGCAGCGCGAACTGAAAGCAATGTGTGACATGGGGTTATTTGGTCTTGAATTGGACGATCGCAATAAACCATTTGGTTGGTCAATTGCAGCTTGCTGGCGTGGGCTAAACCTGACTTTGATGGATCAACATATGGCGCTCGCATTTCATACGCTCAAGCACAGTGCCAGTCAGTTATTGCCTCCGCAAAGTTTAAAACAGCTAACGCCATATTTTGAACGGGCTGATCAAGTGTTGGCGAGCGATCCAAATAATCCATGGTTGTATTGGGCATGCCGGGTTGCTCAGTTACCCAAGCCCTTTCCGCTTATTTACACAGAGCAAGATCCAAAAGCGTTTGAGACGGTTCAGTATGCATTACTGCATAAGCGCCAGCTGGCTTGCCAAATTCAAAAAATGATTAAAGGTCAAAGTTATTGGATTAACTACGAACCGATAAACCCCGAAGGTATCACTATTTCAGAGGGGGTCGCTTTACTGGCTTTTACTGTTGGGTCTGCTCATGAAAAACGCTATGTTCAGTCTATCGAGCAATTAAGAGATATTCGTCTGCTTGAGACGCCAGCAATTACTCGAGATGATTTTGATATTGCTCGAACTGGTATTGATAATTCATCGACGTTAATTGATATAGAGTTACACGTATCGCCAAAAGCTAATTTCATCTTCCATCAATCTAAACTCAGCGAAAACCAAACCATTGAGTACTTATCAAGTGGACAATATAAGGTAAATGCCAGTGTGAGTGATACGCCAAGACTAAGAGCTTTCTTATGGGAGATGGCTGACAACGTTGAAGTTATTGCTCCAGAAAGGCTCAGGGATCACTTTGCCCGTTTAATTAATAAAATGTCTAGGCAGTATCAAAACGTTACGACTTAG
- a CDS encoding endonuclease/exonuclease/phosphatase family protein yields MFKVVSFNLFNFIEPPSAYYDFENIYSHQQWQKKCGWICDYLAAHQPDIIGFQEVFSPDALKALLAPLGYQYFTALDEPSLISDYVYQSPVVAIASKYPIIESALVTPDATLFPLMGIANDFSFSRKPLRAKIALAEFGECECYVVHLKSKRSGMGVDTLAESGMQGGADLMARQALGSWASNMQRGSEAALLFNEITKQRTETQLPVILMGDFNDTLQSTALEAFRANGKRVFRNDIIDPSLRLLNDKMLADAFAEFSLFDTYELFQTRKKLNATLAQDEYESGLHDEDSDIAEDVLPPVDPLKYARQATHYFGNTGSVLDYILASCEFDASHPKNLAEVSDYQTHDRHLVRPEYERDSDSTDHAPIMMTFTLRS; encoded by the coding sequence ATGTTTAAAGTGGTTTCGTTTAATTTATTTAATTTTATTGAACCGCCATCAGCGTATTATGACTTTGAAAATATCTATTCTCATCAACAATGGCAGAAAAAATGCGGTTGGATTTGCGATTATTTAGCTGCGCATCAACCCGACATTATTGGTTTTCAGGAAGTGTTTAGTCCGGATGCATTAAAAGCGTTATTGGCACCATTAGGGTATCAATATTTTACCGCTTTAGATGAGCCTAGTTTAATCAGTGATTATGTTTATCAAAGCCCTGTGGTGGCGATTGCATCCAAATATCCCATTATTGAATCCGCATTAGTGACACCTGATGCAACCTTGTTTCCGCTTATGGGGATTGCTAATGACTTTAGCTTTAGTCGTAAACCTTTACGGGCAAAAATTGCATTAGCTGAGTTTGGTGAGTGCGAGTGTTATGTGGTGCATTTAAAATCTAAACGCAGTGGCATGGGAGTCGATACTCTGGCCGAGTCAGGTATGCAAGGTGGCGCCGATTTAATGGCTCGCCAAGCACTTGGTAGTTGGGCGTCTAATATGCAACGTGGGAGTGAAGCGGCTTTATTGTTTAATGAAATCACCAAGCAGCGCACTGAAACTCAGCTGCCAGTAATATTAATGGGTGACTTTAATGACACGTTGCAAAGCACAGCATTAGAGGCTTTTAGAGCGAACGGTAAGCGGGTATTTCGTAATGATATTATCGATCCTAGCTTGAGATTATTGAACGATAAAATGTTAGCTGACGCTTTTGCTGAGTTTAGTTTGTTCGATACATATGAGCTGTTTCAGACCAGAAAAAAATTGAATGCTACTTTAGCGCAGGATGAGTATGAGTCAGGTTTGCATGATGAAGATTCCGATATTGCAGAAGATGTTTTACCACCTGTAGACCCTCTTAAATATGCACGCCAAGCAACTCACTATTTTGGGAATACTGGTTCAGTATTAGATTATATTTTGGCTTCATGTGAATTCGATGCTAGCCATCCTAAAAACCTTGCCGAAGTCAGTGATTATCAAACCCATGATCGTCACCTTGTGAGACCTGAATACGAGCGGGACAGTGACAGCACAGATCATGCGCCTATTATGATGACTTTCACATTGCGAAGCTAA
- a CDS encoding DUF4397 domain-containing protein gives MKRIYSLALCFSLIGLTACSDDDDDTITAADSEAPVVTYADIRVIHAGSDAPMVNVTADGATLLSDVDYAMSSGLLEVATNTYAIAVDAQLADGTTLTVLEAELAVAEDMEYTAVALGKVSDETLMLKLIANEESDITADNARVQVLHATPSVGLVDIYVTEPMADITMMDPTLSANYMDNSDQLEVPTSDYQIRITPAGDKTVVFDSGTVNLAAGMDYFISAIPNEWSGDSPVALLVALPEGQVLLNDVNSGSDIRVVHAVADAPAVDVFLDGSTTPAIDMLSFGNFAGYVNIPEGMHTVTVAADADNSVEVIKDAAVDLMQGASYSVLAVGSLADNDISPWAFAEHTRRIATEARLNVIHASYSAGNVDVYLTPTADISDADPALTDVPFKAASGSLSVAPGDYTVSVTVTGTKTVAIGPLAVSLAGNGLYSVAAVDAENDTSMFSVILMDDFVTEE, from the coding sequence ATGAAAAGGATCTACTCTCTTGCACTATGCTTTTCACTGATTGGTTTAACTGCTTGTTCAGATGATGACGATGATACGATCACAGCAGCTGATTCCGAAGCTCCAGTTGTTACCTATGCAGACATTCGTGTAATCCACGCTGGCAGTGATGCGCCAATGGTCAATGTCACCGCAGACGGCGCGACGTTACTCAGTGACGTAGACTATGCAATGTCTAGCGGCTTGTTAGAAGTCGCCACCAACACCTATGCAATCGCAGTTGACGCACAACTTGCTGACGGCACAACGCTTACAGTACTTGAAGCAGAACTTGCAGTGGCTGAAGATATGGAATATACCGCCGTTGCTCTGGGTAAGGTAAGTGACGAAACCTTAATGCTCAAACTCATTGCAAATGAAGAGTCTGACATCACTGCTGATAACGCTCGGGTACAAGTGTTACATGCAACACCAAGCGTAGGACTTGTTGATATATATGTGACAGAACCAATGGCCGATATCACCATGATGGATCCTACCCTGTCAGCCAACTACATGGACAACAGCGATCAATTAGAAGTCCCCACAAGCGACTACCAAATTAGAATTACTCCAGCAGGAGACAAAACGGTTGTTTTCGACTCAGGAACGGTCAATTTAGCTGCTGGAATGGATTACTTTATCTCTGCTATTCCAAATGAATGGTCAGGAGACTCACCAGTCGCCCTACTTGTTGCACTACCAGAAGGGCAAGTCCTTCTGAATGACGTTAATAGTGGTAGCGATATTCGTGTCGTACATGCAGTAGCTGATGCCCCCGCTGTAGATGTTTTCTTAGACGGCAGCACAACACCAGCTATTGATATGCTGTCATTTGGTAATTTCGCAGGCTACGTCAATATTCCAGAAGGCATGCACACTGTGACGGTAGCAGCAGATGCTGACAATTCGGTCGAAGTGATTAAAGATGCAGCTGTCGATCTGATGCAAGGCGCCAGCTATTCAGTCCTCGCTGTTGGCTCTCTTGCTGACAATGATATTAGCCCATGGGCTTTTGCAGAGCACACTCGACGTATTGCCACTGAAGCAAGACTAAATGTTATTCACGCATCTTATTCTGCTGGTAATGTTGATGTCTACCTAACACCAACAGCCGATATCAGTGATGCTGATCCAGCGCTAACAGATGTGCCATTTAAAGCAGCATCAGGCAGTTTAAGTGTTGCACCAGGTGATTACACCGTAAGTGTAACAGTAACAGGAACCAAAACCGTCGCCATAGGCCCACTTGCCGTATCATTAGCAGGAAATGGGTTATACAGCGTAGCTGCCGTTGATGCAGAAAATGACACTTCAATGTTCTCTGTCATTTTAATGGACGACTTTGTTACCGAAGAATAG
- a CDS encoding CIA30 family protein → MIGLSIKSNQHFTSSGGLFALVVKCLFAIAVYGFLLSSFGSRAMEIQFASSDKLTPARISNDSVMGGISSSQIEINHSATTKADINSSGHVHFSGQVSLENNGGFASMEYQITSSIPATKQVKLTVLGDGKQYQLRFKTSELSFGEAYVANFETTKGQVTEHLFSQTDFAAQFRGRSINAPTIEFNNVNRVGFLIANKQAGAFSLQLDSIEFEEHD, encoded by the coding sequence ATGATAGGCTTGTCCATAAAATCAAACCAACATTTTACCTCGTCAGGTGGCTTATTTGCACTTGTTGTTAAATGCTTGTTTGCTATAGCCGTTTACGGTTTTTTACTCTCCAGCTTTGGGAGCCGTGCCATGGAAATACAGTTTGCCTCTTCAGATAAATTAACCCCCGCAAGGATAAGCAATGACTCTGTCATGGGCGGCATATCCTCTAGCCAAATTGAAATTAACCATAGTGCCACGACAAAAGCCGATATTAACTCCTCAGGCCATGTGCACTTTAGCGGTCAAGTGTCTTTAGAAAACAATGGCGGCTTTGCCTCAATGGAGTATCAAATCACTTCATCCATTCCCGCAACAAAACAAGTCAAATTAACGGTACTGGGCGACGGGAAGCAGTATCAGCTAAGATTTAAAACCTCGGAGCTTTCATTTGGCGAAGCCTATGTAGCCAACTTTGAAACCACAAAGGGCCAAGTCACCGAGCATTTATTTAGCCAGACCGATTTTGCTGCCCAATTTCGTGGAAGAAGTATAAACGCACCAACAATCGAATTTAATAACGTTAATCGAGTGGGATTTTTGATTGCGAATAAACAAGCTGGTGCATTCTCATTACAGCTAGACAGTATTGAATTTGAAGAGCATGATTAA
- a CDS encoding HAD family hydrolase produces the protein MSPLTGIQGVIFDLDGTLVESELNFTHIKQELACPLNIDILDFIDALPTHIERQRAHDIIIQHETNDALNAKALPNMHPLLNTLKALSLPCAIVTRNSKAATATKLTQNNIDIDLVLTRECYPAKPAPDALLAIAKQWQLPAKTIIYVGDYLYDIQAAKNAGMTSVFINHHKQPDYQTQADVIVNNLAQLQQAIQASNPSST, from the coding sequence ATGAGCCCATTAACAGGTATTCAGGGTGTTATATTTGATTTAGATGGCACATTAGTAGAGTCGGAGCTTAACTTTACCCATATAAAACAAGAGTTAGCATGCCCGCTTAATATCGATATCTTAGATTTTATTGATGCATTACCAACTCATATTGAAAGACAACGAGCACACGATATCATCATTCAACATGAAACCAATGATGCTCTAAATGCTAAAGCCTTACCCAATATGCACCCATTACTCAACACCCTTAAAGCCTTGTCATTGCCTTGTGCCATAGTCACTCGAAACAGCAAAGCAGCCACAGCCACTAAACTTACCCAAAATAATATTGATATTGATTTAGTCTTAACCCGAGAATGTTATCCTGCAAAACCCGCTCCCGATGCGCTACTGGCGATAGCTAAACAATGGCAATTACCCGCTAAGACGATCATTTATGTAGGTGATTATCTCTATGATATTCAAGCGGCTAAAAATGCTGGCATGACATCTGTTTTTATCAATCATCATAAGCAACCCGATTATCAAACACAGGCTGATGTCATCGTCAATAATCTCGCCCAATTACAACAGGCAATACAAGCTTCGAACCCTTCATCAACCTAA
- a CDS encoding TIGR02450 family Trp-rich protein, with amino-acid sequence MNPLHPKKLLHSKWTKVNVTQKLKHFSVIKVSKDEDQNVTECIIRAEMNAQEFSINWRDLKDNRQWLQGWK; translated from the coding sequence ATGAACCCTTTACACCCTAAAAAGCTATTACACAGCAAGTGGACTAAAGTAAATGTCACCCAAAAACTTAAACACTTTTCGGTGATTAAGGTGAGTAAGGATGAAGATCAGAATGTCACAGAGTGCATTATTCGCGCTGAAATGAATGCACAAGAGTTTTCTATTAATTGGCGAGATTTAAAGGACAATCGTCAATGGCTCCAAGGTTGGAAGTAA
- a CDS encoding J domain-containing protein: protein MENLYLTLGISQDADAEEISAAYESLYLFYHSDDYQSEYADTDVKLANIAVSYDILKSVTKRRAYDELWQHYQQNKSSDLLVDVPDMDYEFEVDGDHMAQWTERVEQYPQLQELFDNLSGLSMVLAISFKAYLIESQRFEEAERLAYIMCAQYIRRFFDEEQNIKPLAEGLLSATSVSEKVTVDELFKLQGIEVNIENEVIDLTESIFKHNQNDFDSSHHRRRKTTQKEGGTSPISSQASTEDISTQIEGEHRLSQVTPRAKSATKLNEPLLSVTKRRVCKGVAVIVVSLCLLVSVSIVAF from the coding sequence ATGGAAAACTTATATTTGACGTTGGGAATAAGCCAAGATGCAGATGCTGAGGAAATATCAGCAGCCTACGAAAGCTTATATTTATTTTATCATTCTGACGATTATCAAAGTGAATATGCTGATACCGATGTCAAACTTGCCAACATTGCAGTGTCCTATGACATCCTAAAGTCCGTTACCAAACGCCGTGCCTACGATGAATTATGGCAACACTATCAGCAGAATAAATCTTCTGATCTGTTAGTCGATGTGCCTGATATGGACTATGAGTTTGAAGTTGATGGCGACCACATGGCTCAATGGACTGAACGGGTTGAGCAATACCCTCAATTACAAGAGCTTTTTGATAATCTCTCTGGTTTGTCTATGGTATTAGCAATTTCTTTTAAGGCTTACTTAATTGAAAGTCAGCGTTTTGAAGAGGCGGAACGCTTGGCATACATCATGTGTGCCCAATATATACGACGCTTCTTTGATGAGGAGCAAAATATCAAACCGTTGGCTGAAGGCTTACTTAGTGCAACGAGTGTGTCAGAAAAAGTGACTGTCGATGAGTTATTTAAGCTACAAGGGATAGAGGTCAACATTGAAAATGAAGTCATTGATTTAACTGAATCTATTTTTAAGCATAATCAAAATGACTTCGATTCGAGTCATCATCGACGCAGAAAAACGACTCAAAAAGAGGGGGGGACTTCGCCGATCTCTTCCCAAGCGTCAACAGAAGACATATCTACACAGATTGAAGGCGAACATCGCTTGTCTCAGGTAACACCAAGGGCAAAAAGTGCAACAAAGCTAAATGAGCCCCTTTTGAGCGTAACAAAAAGAAGAGTATGTAAAGGCGTTGCCGTCATCGTGGTGAGTCTATGCTTGCTTGTGAGTGTTTCCATTGTTGCTTTTTAA
- a CDS encoding DUF1330 domain-containing protein, whose amino-acid sequence MGFQRIMGLHVSDTAEYQRYREAMMPILTRYGGSFGYDFEVSKVLKSKTEHHINRVFTIEFPSQTVMDTFFNDPEYLVVKQRHFMYSVSHATVIGLHETTL is encoded by the coding sequence ATGGGGTTTCAGCGAATAATGGGGTTGCATGTGAGTGATACCGCTGAGTATCAGCGTTATCGAGAAGCTATGATGCCGATTTTGACGCGTTATGGTGGCAGTTTCGGTTACGATTTTGAAGTCTCAAAAGTGCTAAAAAGTAAAACGGAACATCATATTAATAGGGTATTTACCATCGAGTTTCCCTCGCAGACGGTAATGGACACATTTTTTAATGATCCTGAGTACTTAGTTGTAAAACAGCGTCACTTTATGTATTCAGTGTCTCATGCTACTGTGATTGGTTTACACGAAACGACGCTATGA
- a CDS encoding nitroreductase family protein, which translates to MTEAHLPLTDFIEYPQDEMLERAKSNYQNVKRRHSIRKFSDRPVPQAIIEQCILAAGTAPNGANHQPWHFVAISNPEVKAQIREQAEAIEQAFYAGRGGEEWLDNLKPLGTNASKPYLETAPWLIAVFTKKRSEDNGEQKQNYYVHESVGIATGFLLQALHNAGLGTLTHTPKPMSFLSKVCGRDNDNERPYMLIVAGYPDENATVPQHALDKKSLPEISDFID; encoded by the coding sequence ATGACTGAAGCGCACCTGCCATTAACAGACTTTATCGAATACCCTCAAGATGAAATGCTTGAGCGGGCTAAGTCCAATTATCAAAATGTGAAACGTCGTCATTCTATTCGAAAATTTTCTGATAGACCTGTGCCACAAGCGATTATCGAACAATGTATTTTAGCTGCAGGGACAGCGCCAAATGGTGCGAATCATCAACCTTGGCATTTTGTCGCTATCAGTAACCCTGAAGTGAAAGCACAAATTCGTGAGCAAGCAGAAGCCATCGAACAAGCATTTTATGCAGGGCGAGGTGGCGAGGAATGGCTAGATAATTTAAAGCCATTAGGTACCAATGCCAGCAAGCCTTACCTTGAAACAGCTCCTTGGTTGATTGCCGTTTTTACTAAAAAACGTAGCGAGGATAATGGCGAGCAGAAGCAAAATTACTATGTGCATGAATCGGTTGGTATTGCGACTGGTTTTTTACTGCAAGCGTTGCACAATGCAGGCCTTGGTACTTTAACGCATACTCCTAAACCTATGTCATTTTTAAGTAAAGTGTGCGGTCGAGATAACGATAATGAACGACCATATATGTTGATTGTTGCTGGCTATCCTGATGAAAATGCCACGGTGCCACAACATGCTCTTGATAAGAAAAGTTTGCCTGAGATAAGTGATTTTATTGATTAA
- a CDS encoding YbaM family protein, with product MTDKQHASLNDAPKSIQLAVDLIQLLEENNIDTVTAIEALQITLDDFKKKLEKQ from the coding sequence ATGACCGACAAACAGCACGCATCATTAAATGACGCACCTAAATCGATTCAACTTGCAGTCGATTTGATTCAATTACTTGAAGAAAACAATATAGATACAGTGACCGCAATTGAAGCATTACAAATTACGTTAGATGATTTTAAAAAGAAGTTAGAGAAGCAATAG
- a CDS encoding PH domain-containing protein encodes MGLFDAILGNSSEMDLTTLQQELSPILADNESVHMGYKLIRDMFVFTDKRLILIDKQGMTGKKVSYHSVPYKYMTHFIVETAGTFDMDAELKIYISGTEHPIVKELKKGTDVVGIQKAIANFSL; translated from the coding sequence ATGGGACTTTTTGATGCGATTTTAGGTAATTCATCTGAAATGGATTTAACAACACTTCAGCAAGAGCTGTCACCGATTTTAGCTGATAATGAATCTGTTCATATGGGCTACAAATTAATCCGTGACATGTTTGTATTTACCGACAAGCGTTTGATTTTAATTGATAAGCAAGGCATGACTGGCAAAAAAGTCAGTTATCACTCTGTTCCATATAAATATATGACTCATTTTATTGTTGAAACTGCTGGTACATTCGACATGGATGCTGAGTTAAAAATTTATATCTCTGGTACTGAACACCCGATAGTAAAAGAGCTTAAAAAAGGAACGGATGTTGTGGGAATTCAAAAGGCAATTGCCAACTTTTCATTGTAA
- a CDS encoding NAD-dependent epimerase/dehydratase family protein, translating to MNAVIIGATGLIGQQLLQELLANDAYKQVVVIGRRRPTINTTQQGAAKLCFMQAQLDQIPTLSLPVKIDHAFCCLGTTMKQAGSQANFIKVDYQAVLDFGRLVVAHQSDNGTALFVVTALNANPNSKVFYNRIKGEIQRDLALLPITSIHYFQPSLLIGSRADKRTLEDIGQKFFAIASGVFIGPLAKYKPITGKLVADNMLAVAVKSNTELVSEPSLETKAVRIIDNKQMHQMVN from the coding sequence ATGAACGCTGTCATCATTGGCGCAACAGGATTAATTGGTCAGCAGCTATTACAAGAGCTACTGGCTAATGATGCTTATAAGCAAGTGGTTGTGATTGGCCGTCGTCGGCCCACTATCAACACCACTCAACAAGGCGCTGCTAAGTTGTGCTTTATGCAAGCCCAGTTAGATCAAATACCTACACTTAGTTTACCCGTAAAAATTGACCATGCTTTTTGCTGTTTAGGTACCACGATGAAGCAAGCTGGTAGTCAGGCTAACTTCATAAAAGTTGATTACCAAGCTGTACTCGATTTTGGCAGATTGGTTGTGGCCCATCAAAGTGATAATGGCACAGCGTTATTCGTTGTTACCGCACTGAATGCTAATCCCAATTCAAAGGTATTTTATAATCGTATTAAAGGTGAAATACAGCGTGATTTAGCGCTACTACCTATAACCAGCATTCACTATTTTCAGCCAAGTTTGTTAATAGGGAGTCGTGCAGACAAGCGTACTTTAGAAGATATTGGCCAGAAGTTTTTTGCTATTGCATCAGGGGTATTTATTGGCCCCTTAGCCAAGTACAAACCCATTACAGGGAAACTTGTGGCAGACAACATGTTGGCTGTTGCTGTTAAATCAAATACTGAGTTAGTAAGTGAGCCATCGTTAGAGACTAAAGCTGTAAGGATTATTGATAATAAGCAGATGCATCAAATGGTGAACTGA